TCCCGCCGCAATACTGGCGATTTCGTTGGTATCATTAACGGCGATCAGTCGTAGAGATAGCTGGTAAACAACAGGTTGACCACCAACTCCTTGCCGGTTTCTTGCTGCAGCAAGCGGTTGACGGTGTCAAAACATTCTTTACGGATCTCTTCGCGGCCGGTGAGGGATTTCACCTTATCCTCAGTCTGATTCCCGAGAATTTCGACAATTGCCGACCTTAACAAAGGATCATGATGCTGGATCTCCAACAGGTCATCGGGATTTTTCACCATCAACTCAACACTGATGCGCACAAATCCTAATTTCTTGCGGTTAGAGATGTAGTTCGTGACGATTTCCGGCTCGAAACCGTAGTAAGCATAGTTGTCCTCAGTCGCTGCAGGTTGCTCTTTTTCAGTCTCTGCGGCATGCACTGGTAGCCACGCACCCATCATCGTCAATAATGCGAGTAACAGTAATTTTTTCATGGGATGGCATCACTCCTGTTGGCGACTGCAAGTTCCCCGGTTTAGCCTGAGCACCAGTCGTGCTAGACTCCGTCAGTCTACCTATTGTATCGGCTAACTGATGAATCTGACCAGTTCAAGCTTTCCTTTTGGTGATATTATCCAATGGGTTGTTGATCACCAAGTATCTTTTCCTGTTTCCCCACTGAAAGACTGGCTCATCGCTGATGGTAGTCTGACGCAGCGGTTAAAGCAGTGCTGTGAACAATTTGAAGTGCAATTGCTCGGAGAACGTGAACTCACACCGTTACCGGGAGAATGGCCGGATATCACCCAGCAACTTTGGATCCGTGAGGCGCTACTATGCCTTGACGGTCGACCTTGGATATTTGCCCGCACGCTGGCACCGCTGACGTTATCTCAACAAC
This portion of the Shewanella yunxiaonensis genome encodes:
- a CDS encoding chorismate--pyruvate lyase family protein, with the protein product MNLTSSSFPFGDIIQWVVDHQVSFPVSPLKDWLIADGSLTQRLKQCCEQFEVQLLGERELTPLPGEWPDITQQLWIREALLCLDGRPWIFARTLAPLTLSQQQLQHLGNRPLGELLFSDSQCHAGMMEWGLAPATGNIQQLARALGQVEGVTEIWGRRRHFSYRQQPLVVAEFFLPEAVKRLPPLI
- a CDS encoding flagellar basal body-associated protein FliL; translation: MKKLLLLALLTMMGAWLPVHAAETEKEQPAATEDNYAYYGFEPEIVTNYISNRKKLGFVRISVELMVKNPDDLLEIQHHDPLLRSAIVEILGNQTEDKVKSLTGREEIRKECFDTVNRLLQQETGKELVVNLLFTSYLYD